The Sulfitobacter sp. DSM 110093 genome includes a window with the following:
- a CDS encoding glycosyltransferase family A protein has translation MSFERCKDTAIIIPARNEAERIGDCLTALAPQCTDRVRVILVVNNTDDDTGAVAQAIASHHSLDLTVLDLTFAPGMGVGAARQRGSALALEQMPHLRHILTTDADCRVSPDWIAQSLHHLQRVDAICGKVTLNPKEADCLAGLDPHLHHYEVAYRELVIELYARNAPNCADLRGSHGGAPGASLGFTRDAYETVGGFAPIPCGEDRQIIRALRALGKSVLHADDIWVEASCRLVGRAEGGMADTLRDRLAGVDYLADDCLPNATLLLHQLRQGALAVWPPQVPPSQRVRVRDLPTHIAVLSSFLHRQADGSTSTDHPVPDHFRPVENFRELTANAREPSALGEVELS, from the coding sequence ATGAGTTTCGAGCGCTGCAAGGATACCGCGATTATCATCCCCGCCCGCAATGAGGCAGAGCGGATTGGCGATTGCCTCACCGCGCTGGCACCGCAGTGCACCGACCGGGTCCGTGTGATACTTGTAGTGAACAACACCGACGATGACACTGGCGCAGTAGCGCAGGCCATCGCTTCGCATCACAGTCTTGATTTGACCGTTCTTGACCTCACCTTCGCCCCCGGCATGGGAGTTGGTGCTGCCAGACAGCGCGGCTCCGCCTTGGCGTTAGAACAGATGCCCCACCTGCGCCACATCCTGACAACCGACGCTGATTGCCGTGTCAGCCCCGATTGGATCGCGCAGAGCCTTCACCATCTGCAACGAGTTGATGCCATCTGTGGCAAAGTTACGTTGAACCCCAAAGAGGCCGACTGCTTGGCCGGATTAGACCCGCATTTACACCACTATGAAGTTGCTTACCGCGAATTGGTGATTGAGCTCTACGCCCGCAATGCCCCCAATTGTGCCGATCTGCGCGGAAGTCACGGTGGGGCCCCCGGTGCCAGCCTTGGTTTCACCCGCGACGCCTATGAAACCGTTGGCGGCTTTGCCCCAATCCCCTGCGGTGAAGACCGTCAGATAATCCGCGCCTTGAGGGCGTTGGGAAAATCGGTGCTTCATGCGGATGATATTTGGGTCGAAGCCTCATGCCGCCTTGTCGGGCGGGCCGAAGGCGGCATGGCCGATACATTACGCGACAGGCTTGCCGGAGTGGATTATCTGGCCGACGACTGCCTGCCCAATGCAACACTTCTGCTTCACCAGCTACGCCAGGGCGCGCTGGCAGTCTGGCCCCCGCAAGTACCGCCCTCTCAGCGTGTGCGCGTACGCGACCTACCTACACATATAGCGGTATTGTCGTCATTTCTGCACAGGCAGGCAGACGGGTCTACATCCACCGACCATCCGGTCCCAGACCATTTTCGGCCCGTCGAGAATTTTCGCGAACTGACTGCAAATGCTAGGGAACCCTCGGCTCTCGGGGAGGTTGAACTCTCGTAG
- a CDS encoding ABC transporter substrate-binding protein: protein MKSTVLKSTITGLILAATSGTAWADKADDTLNVAFTKELENVDSYFNSSREGVVLQRAVWDGLIYRDPVSNEYMGNLATEWEWIDDTTIEFKLREGVKFHDGSDFSADDVVFTVNYVADEANGVKTQRNVNWMKSAEKVDDFTVRIMLKENFPAAIEFLSGPVSMYPSDYYEEAGPEGMGLKPVGTGPYKVTEVVPGQHFKLEAYDGYHDSPKGKPSIKNVDIRTIPDVNTQMAELFSGSLDLIWQVPSDQAEKLAARDEFQVSNESTMRVGYLTLDAAGRSEDSPFTDVRVRKAVNYAINRQELVDALLKGKSKVVYTPCFPSQFGCDEDAAVEYEYNPEKAKELLAEAGYEDGLTIDFYAYRDREYAEAITSYLNAVGIDTNFKMLQYSALREQNMKGETVVSFQTWGSYSINDASAMVSQFFKHGSLDYAMDDETLEYLNIADSSTDEAVRKENYTKAIERITEEAYWAPMFSYNTNYVTTNEVEYTPTADEVLRFTTVSWK, encoded by the coding sequence ATGAAATCTACGGTCCTGAAATCAACCATCACCGGGCTTATCCTCGCCGCTACGTCGGGCACCGCCTGGGCAGACAAGGCTGACGACACGCTGAATGTTGCCTTCACCAAAGAGCTTGAGAACGTCGACAGCTATTTCAACTCATCGCGCGAAGGCGTTGTTTTGCAGCGCGCGGTTTGGGACGGATTGATCTACCGCGATCCAGTCAGCAACGAATACATGGGGAACCTCGCCACCGAATGGGAGTGGATCGACGACACGACCATCGAATTTAAACTGCGCGAAGGTGTGAAATTCCACGATGGCTCTGACTTCAGCGCCGACGACGTGGTATTTACCGTTAACTACGTCGCCGACGAAGCCAATGGCGTAAAAACACAGCGCAATGTGAACTGGATGAAATCGGCCGAGAAGGTCGACGACTTCACCGTGCGCATCATGCTGAAAGAGAACTTCCCGGCTGCGATTGAATTTCTTTCTGGCCCCGTGTCGATGTACCCCAGCGACTACTACGAAGAAGCCGGCCCCGAGGGCATGGGTCTGAAACCGGTCGGCACTGGCCCCTACAAAGTGACCGAAGTTGTCCCCGGCCAGCACTTCAAACTGGAAGCCTATGACGGCTACCACGACAGCCCCAAGGGCAAGCCTAGCATCAAGAACGTAGATATCCGCACGATCCCAGATGTGAACACGCAGATGGCGGAACTGTTCAGCGGATCGCTTGATCTGATCTGGCAGGTGCCTTCGGACCAAGCCGAGAAACTAGCCGCGCGGGACGAGTTTCAGGTCTCCAACGAATCCACCATGCGTGTAGGTTATCTGACGCTGGATGCAGCGGGTCGTTCGGAAGACAGCCCCTTCACCGACGTTCGTGTGCGCAAAGCAGTGAACTATGCGATCAACCGTCAGGAACTGGTCGACGCGCTGCTCAAAGGTAAGTCCAAAGTCGTCTACACCCCCTGCTTCCCCAGCCAGTTCGGCTGTGACGAAGACGCGGCGGTCGAATATGAGTACAACCCCGAGAAAGCCAAGGAACTGCTGGCCGAGGCAGGCTATGAAGACGGCCTGACCATCGACTTCTACGCCTACCGCGACCGTGAATATGCCGAGGCGATCACCAGCTATCTGAACGCCGTGGGCATCGATACCAACTTCAAAATGTTGCAGTATTCCGCCCTGCGCGAGCAGAACATGAAGGGCGAAACCGTCGTGTCGTTCCAGACATGGGGCAGCTATTCGATCAACGACGCCTCTGCCATGGTCAGCCAGTTCTTCAAACATGGCTCACTTGACTATGCGATGGACGATGAGACGCTGGAATACCTCAACATCGCCGACAGCTCGACCGATGAAGCGGTGCGCAAAGAGAACTACACCAAGGCGATCGAACGCATCACCGAGGAAGCCTATTGGGCGCCGATGTTCTCCTACAACACCAACTACGTGACCACCAACGAGGTGGAGTACACGCCCACAGCCGACGAAGTTCTGCGCTTCACCACGGTTAGCTGGAAGTAA
- a CDS encoding ABC transporter permease: MLQFILKRLGLAILVAFTVSFISFSLLFLSGDPAAALAGETASGEDIEALRRLYGFDRPMLVQYGEWLFSAMQGDFGESYYFRLPVASLIADRLSVTMILGVCGITFALLTAVPLGVIAAIRLNSIIDRVALFISVAGQAMPSFWFGLILIVVFAIQLGWLPPSGTETWRHFILPTIVLGYYAMPAIMRLTRAGMLDVLNSDYIRTARAKGANETRVLFRHALRNAIIPVVSLAAVQMGFMLGGSIVVESIFALHGAGYLAWESIARNDLPTVQALILIFSMFYIVFTFLADVLNAWLDPRMRSS, from the coding sequence GTGCTTCAATTTATTCTCAAACGATTGGGACTGGCCATTCTTGTGGCCTTCACCGTGTCGTTTATCAGCTTCAGCCTGCTGTTCCTGTCGGGCGATCCCGCCGCAGCACTTGCGGGCGAAACCGCCAGTGGCGAAGATATCGAGGCCCTGCGCCGCCTCTATGGTTTTGACCGTCCGATGCTGGTGCAATATGGCGAATGGCTGTTTTCGGCCATGCAGGGCGATTTCGGCGAGAGCTACTATTTCCGCCTGCCGGTTGCCTCGCTCATCGCCGACCGCCTGAGCGTGACGATGATACTGGGCGTCTGCGGCATCACCTTCGCGCTGCTGACTGCCGTGCCGCTTGGCGTGATTGCCGCGATCCGCCTCAATTCGATCATTGACCGTGTGGCCCTGTTCATCTCGGTCGCGGGCCAAGCGATGCCGAGCTTCTGGTTCGGTCTGATCCTCATTGTGGTTTTCGCCATCCAACTTGGCTGGCTGCCGCCCTCGGGCACCGAGACTTGGCGTCATTTCATTCTGCCGACCATCGTGCTGGGCTACTACGCGATGCCCGCGATCATGCGCCTGACCCGGGCAGGCATGCTGGATGTGCTGAACTCTGACTACATCCGCACCGCGCGGGCCAAGGGTGCCAATGAAACCCGCGTGCTGTTCCGCCATGCGCTGCGCAACGCGATCATCCCGGTGGTGAGCCTTGCCGCCGTACAAATGGGTTTCATGCTGGGCGGCTCCATCGTGGTTGAATCGATTTTCGCCCTGCATGGCGCGGGCTATCTGGCGTGGGAAAGCATTGCGCGCAACGACCTGCCCACCGTGCAGGCGCTGATCCTGATTTTCTCGATGTTCTACATCGTTTTCACCTTCCTCGCAGACGTGCTCAACGCATGGCTCGACCCCCGCATGAGGAGCAGCTGA
- a CDS encoding IclR family transcriptional regulator → MEKKQNTLYVGSLAKGLRLLRAFDESHTELSLVELAERSGLDKSAVQRLANTLHIEGMLDKDPGTRRFRPSHAWLELAYAYYWSDQLVGQAIPKLIDLSQEIGETVNLAELSTDHIIYVSRLPCQRTYFAATVIGRRLPALSTSAGRAIISTFSPEDREEAIETWPLKAFTARTTLDRDIIRLSVNEAVQQGYAISSDQMILSEIGVACPITGPDGRAFAAVQCSVSSHTWTRERIRAEILPRLQDTANAISPSSQVHRR, encoded by the coding sequence TTGGAAAAGAAGCAAAATACTCTTTACGTTGGATCGCTCGCCAAAGGGCTTCGGCTGCTCCGTGCTTTTGATGAATCGCATACGGAATTGTCACTGGTAGAACTGGCAGAGCGTAGCGGGCTGGACAAAAGCGCGGTGCAACGTCTTGCAAATACGCTGCATATCGAAGGGATGCTGGACAAAGATCCGGGTACCCGCCGGTTTCGGCCGTCCCACGCGTGGCTTGAATTGGCTTATGCCTATTACTGGTCGGATCAACTGGTCGGGCAGGCGATTCCCAAGCTGATCGACCTTAGTCAAGAGATCGGCGAAACGGTGAATCTGGCCGAGCTTTCCACGGATCATATCATCTACGTCAGCCGTTTGCCGTGCCAGCGCACTTATTTCGCAGCTACGGTGATCGGGCGGCGGCTGCCTGCGCTTTCGACATCGGCGGGGCGGGCGATCATCTCGACATTCTCGCCCGAAGACCGGGAAGAGGCGATTGAAACTTGGCCGCTCAAAGCCTTTACCGCGCGCACAACGCTCGACCGCGATATAATCCGCCTAAGTGTTAATGAGGCCGTGCAGCAGGGCTATGCGATCTCCAGCGATCAGATGATTTTGTCAGAGATCGGCGTCGCCTGCCCGATCACCGGCCCTGATGGGCGGGCCTTTGCGGCTGTTCAATGTTCGGTATCATCGCACACCTGGACCCGCGAGCGGATTAGGGCCGAGATTTTGCCGCGCCTTCAAGACACCGCGAATGCGATTTCGCCATCATCACAAGTCCATCGCCGCTAG
- a CDS encoding methyltransferase domain-containing protein, with product MGVGLDHLQGLYAQTSDPWGFEHSAYEQAKFAATRAALSQSGYRSAFEFGCGNGQLARHLIDLCARYTGMDAVDTALRAARQAVPQGRFVQGFYPGPLPEGDFDLLILSEVLYFLDHAGLEQLATDIQARWPEAEIICVTWLGPTGNPLQGKEAMQGFAQAIATHDFARLSQTDDYRIDRALPRRRE from the coding sequence ATGGGTGTGGGGTTGGATCACCTGCAAGGGCTTTATGCACAAACCAGCGATCCTTGGGGGTTTGAACATAGCGCTTATGAACAAGCCAAGTTTGCAGCAACCCGTGCGGCGCTGTCACAAAGCGGATACCGCTCGGCCTTTGAGTTTGGTTGCGGCAACGGTCAATTGGCGCGGCATCTAATCGACCTCTGCGCGCGCTATACCGGGATGGACGCGGTAGATACTGCCTTGCGCGCCGCGCGGCAGGCGGTTCCCCAAGGCCGGTTCGTTCAGGGCTTCTACCCCGGCCCCCTGCCAGAGGGCGATTTTGACCTGCTGATCCTGTCAGAGGTGCTGTATTTTCTTGATCACGCGGGGCTGGAACAACTGGCAACCGACATTCAGGCCCGATGGCCAGAGGCCGAGATCATCTGTGTGACATGGCTTGGCCCCACCGGAAATCCGCTTCAGGGAAAGGAGGCGATGCAAGGATTTGCACAAGCAATTGCAACCCATGATTTCGCCCGCCTGAGCCAAACCGACGACTACCGCATCGACCGGGCACTACCAAGGAGGCGCGAATGA
- a CDS encoding catalase produces MTDKELGKGGDPRQQTTDREKTMTTAQGGPIADDQNSLKAGPRGPVLMEDHVFREKMFHFDHERIPERVVHARGYGVHGHFELKEAIPELSSADIFQRVGEKTPTFTRFSTVAGNKGSFDLARDVRGFATKFYTKEGNWDLVGNNIPVFFIQDAIKFPDLIHSVKPAPDRGFPQAQSAHDNFWDFVSLSPEAIHMTVWQMSDRAIPRSFRFMEGFGVHTFRLVNAEGKSHYVKFHWKPKQGVQSVVWNEALKINGADPDFHRRDMWDAIDAGDYPQWDLGIQVFDDEFADKFEFDILDATKLIPEEQVPVRIIGTLTLDANVDNFFAETEQVAFCTQNIVRGIDHTNDPLLQGRNFSYLDTQIKRLGGPNFTHIPINAPKCPFHHFQQDGHMAMHNPKGRVNYEPNSWGDDGGPRENPEIGFKSYPEEVSGTKQRVRSETFADHYSQARQFYISQTEIEQQHIAAAYTFELSKCQEERIRLRMLSHLMNVHDDLAKQVAEGLGVTEMPEPATPARTPITDLPASDALSILKNPPNTFAGRKLGLFLTNGADVAVVEALEKAFADEGAMVAIVTPHIQGVTLSDGSTRAADEKIDGGPSVVFDAVALVFGEEKADQIAKNKPSQDFVSDAFAHNKFIAWTKAADPLLSAAGVEKDEGTTEISSDNAGGFLQTCRKLRFWEREEKLNWE; encoded by the coding sequence ATGACAGACAAAGAACTTGGCAAAGGCGGCGACCCCCGCCAGCAAACCACGGACCGCGAAAAGACAATGACGACCGCGCAGGGCGGTCCGATCGCGGATGATCAGAACTCGCTCAAAGCAGGCCCGCGCGGCCCGGTCCTGATGGAAGACCACGTTTTTCGCGAAAAGATGTTCCACTTCGATCACGAGCGCATTCCAGAGCGCGTCGTTCATGCGCGCGGCTACGGGGTGCATGGGCATTTCGAACTGAAAGAAGCGATCCCCGAACTCTCTTCCGCCGATATTTTCCAGCGCGTCGGTGAAAAGACCCCGACCTTCACCCGTTTCTCCACCGTGGCAGGCAACAAAGGCTCTTTCGATCTGGCCCGCGACGTGCGCGGCTTTGCGACGAAGTTCTATACCAAAGAGGGCAACTGGGACCTCGTTGGCAACAACATCCCCGTTTTCTTTATCCAAGACGCGATCAAGTTCCCCGATCTCATCCACTCCGTCAAACCCGCCCCCGACCGCGGCTTCCCGCAGGCGCAGTCGGCGCATGACAACTTCTGGGATTTCGTCTCGCTCTCGCCTGAAGCGATCCATATGACGGTTTGGCAGATGTCCGACCGGGCGATCCCGCGCTCTTTCCGCTTCATGGAGGGGTTCGGTGTCCATACCTTTCGACTGGTCAACGCCGAGGGGAAATCTCATTACGTCAAGTTCCACTGGAAGCCAAAGCAGGGTGTGCAATCGGTGGTTTGGAACGAGGCGCTCAAAATCAACGGCGCGGACCCTGACTTCCACCGCCGTGACATGTGGGATGCCATCGACGCGGGCGACTACCCACAATGGGATCTGGGCATTCAGGTCTTTGACGACGAATTCGCCGACAAGTTCGAGTTCGACATCCTCGACGCGACCAAACTGATTCCCGAAGAACAGGTACCGGTGCGCATCATCGGCACGCTGACGCTGGATGCCAACGTCGACAACTTCTTTGCCGAGACAGAGCAGGTGGCCTTTTGCACACAGAACATTGTGCGCGGAATCGACCACACCAACGACCCACTGCTGCAAGGGCGGAATTTCTCTTACCTCGACACACAGATCAAACGTCTCGGTGGGCCGAACTTCACCCATATTCCGATCAACGCGCCGAAATGCCCGTTCCATCACTTCCAGCAAGACGGCCATATGGCGATGCACAATCCCAAGGGCCGCGTGAACTATGAGCCGAACAGCTGGGGCGACGATGGCGGCCCGCGTGAGAACCCCGAGATTGGGTTCAAAAGCTACCCCGAAGAGGTCAGCGGCACCAAGCAGCGCGTCCGGTCCGAGACCTTTGCCGACCACTACAGCCAAGCGCGGCAGTTCTACATCAGCCAGACCGAGATCGAGCAGCAGCATATCGCGGCGGCCTACACTTTCGAGCTGTCGAAATGTCAGGAAGAGCGCATTCGCCTAAGGATGTTGTCGCATCTGATGAACGTGCATGACGATCTGGCCAAACAAGTGGCCGAAGGTCTCGGCGTGACCGAGATGCCGGAACCCGCGACCCCGGCCCGTACGCCAATCACCGATTTGCCTGCTTCTGACGCGCTGAGCATTTTAAAAAACCCGCCAAACACCTTTGCAGGCCGAAAGCTGGGCCTGTTCCTCACGAATGGCGCCGATGTGGCGGTGGTCGAAGCGCTTGAAAAAGCCTTTGCCGATGAAGGCGCGATGGTCGCGATCGTGACGCCGCATATCCAAGGGGTTACCCTGTCCGATGGCAGCACCAGAGCGGCGGATGAAAAGATCGACGGCGGACCGTCAGTTGTGTTTGATGCCGTGGCATTGGTCTTCGGCGAAGAGAAAGCCGATCAGATCGCCAAGAACAAACCTTCGCAGGACTTCGTCTCTGACGCCTTTGCCCATAACAAGTTCATCGCCTGGACCAAAGCCGCCGACCCGCTGCTTAGCGCCGCAGGCGTAGAGAAGGACGAAGGCACCACAGAAATCTCTTCCGACAACGCCGGTGGCTTCCTTCAAACTTGCCGCAAGCTGCGCTTTTGGGAGCGCGAGGAAAAGCTGAACTGGGAATAA
- a CDS encoding acyl-CoA dehydrogenase, producing the protein MNGAPRFDPFPPASQVNVLNDAARHALHASARKEETGERPIGTSIAILRDAGLMQEDGATTPLRTVHALMQIGAANLSVGRLWEGHVNALRLIRLYGNTAQASHAIELARHGGLLGVWGADGHKPAMISDGALQGEKVFASGLGTVTHALISVNSGPEVQLALIDVTDPQRGDASQWNMLGMQATASGKYDLSGIAVTEENLIGAPGDYLKEPHFVGGVWRIAALQAGAAAGLIDAAATALRDMDRLEADAQLARLMQVLMRVWAGMALAERAALASLDNAPEETIVSTSIAARIYTEEVALEAIKAVEQSLGLRHFAAASETGRMARDLSVYLRQAARDAFLQRAARHALSSEETIWGVFK; encoded by the coding sequence ATGAACGGTGCGCCGCGTTTCGATCCATTCCCGCCCGCATCCCAAGTTAACGTTTTGAACGATGCCGCCAGACATGCGTTGCACGCGTCAGCACGGAAAGAGGAAACCGGCGAGCGGCCCATCGGCACATCTATCGCCATTCTTCGTGACGCCGGACTGATGCAGGAGGACGGCGCGACCACGCCGCTGCGCACCGTTCACGCGCTGATGCAGATCGGCGCGGCCAATCTTAGTGTCGGGCGGTTGTGGGAGGGCCATGTAAACGCGCTGCGACTCATCCGTTTGTACGGCAATACCGCGCAAGCAAGCCACGCTATAGAACTGGCGCGGCATGGCGGCCTTTTGGGGGTATGGGGCGCAGATGGTCACAAACCTGCTATGATTAGCGACGGTGCGTTGCAGGGCGAAAAGGTTTTTGCCTCAGGCCTTGGCACTGTCACCCATGCGCTCATTTCGGTGAACTCTGGCCCCGAAGTACAACTGGCGCTGATTGACGTGACCGACCCGCAACGCGGCGATGCTTCGCAATGGAATATGTTGGGCATGCAGGCCACGGCCTCGGGCAAATACGACCTTTCCGGCATAGCCGTCACTGAGGAAAACCTTATCGGCGCCCCTGGCGACTATTTGAAAGAGCCGCATTTTGTCGGTGGGGTTTGGCGGATAGCAGCACTTCAGGCCGGTGCCGCGGCAGGGCTGATTGACGCGGCGGCAACCGCTCTTCGCGACATGGACCGGTTAGAGGCTGACGCCCAACTGGCACGGCTGATGCAGGTATTGATGCGTGTCTGGGCCGGGATGGCATTGGCGGAACGCGCAGCACTTGCCAGTTTGGATAACGCCCCAGAAGAGACCATCGTTAGCACCTCAATCGCCGCACGGATTTATACCGAGGAAGTCGCTTTGGAGGCGATCAAGGCGGTGGAACAAAGCCTCGGCTTGCGACACTTCGCGGCAGCATCCGAAACTGGGCGCATGGCGCGTGACCTGTCGGTTTACCTGCGCCAAGCCGCACGGGATGCGTTTTTGCAACGCGCCGCACGCCATGCCCTTTCCAGCGAAGAAACAATCTGGGGGGTCTTTAAATGA
- a CDS encoding PIG-L deacetylase family protein: MSGNSALHQALSGHEKIVVLAPHPDDETLACGGLLARAFADAGAHVICLTDGSASHPSSVNWPPARLAAERHIELVKAVEILGGTADDVTWLGLPDSRLHEVAGTEVLAALTDVIDRHKAKHVFVPSREDKHCDHQTTAQNAESLRGKRPDLHFHSYPVWSRWDDPEFAQNTAQYDPIRLDISSVREAKIAGLRAHRSQLGQIVQDDPDGFVLPEAMFDLFAQNDEIFWRMP; the protein is encoded by the coding sequence ATGAGCGGAAACTCAGCCCTCCACCAAGCCCTCTCGGGCCACGAGAAGATCGTGGTTCTGGCCCCTCATCCTGATGACGAAACCCTTGCATGTGGAGGCTTGCTCGCCCGTGCCTTCGCGGATGCAGGCGCGCATGTGATCTGCCTGACCGACGGCAGCGCCAGCCATCCGTCCTCGGTTAACTGGCCACCAGCGCGATTGGCCGCTGAACGCCACATTGAGTTGGTCAAAGCAGTTGAAATCTTGGGCGGCACGGCTGACGACGTGACATGGCTCGGCTTGCCCGACAGCCGCCTGCATGAGGTCGCTGGAACCGAAGTATTGGCAGCGCTTACCGACGTGATCGACAGACACAAAGCAAAGCACGTCTTTGTGCCGTCCCGCGAAGACAAGCATTGCGACCATCAAACCACGGCGCAGAATGCCGAAAGCCTGCGGGGAAAGCGGCCCGACCTGCATTTCCACAGCTACCCGGTCTGGAGCCGTTGGGACGATCCAGAGTTTGCACAAAACACCGCGCAATATGACCCTATCCGCCTCGATATCTCTTCGGTACGTGAGGCCAAGATCGCGGGGCTCCGGGCCCATCGCAGCCAGCTTGGACAGATCGTGCAGGACGACCCCGACGGCTTTGTCTTGCCCGAAGCCATGTTCGACCTCTTTGCCCAGAACGACGAAATTTTCTGGAGGATGCCGTGA